Proteins from a single region of Apium graveolens cultivar Ventura chromosome 7, ASM990537v1, whole genome shotgun sequence:
- the LOC141672639 gene encoding ATPase family AAA domain-containing protein FIGL1 — protein sequence MAGREEMLKEEIEESNWNWRKEVDSNLKRVHSLLFASDLALQNRDFSSAQILCLRLIGFLDSRAQNDVDASFILPIRRQALSNLLAARASLLPLSDCQAFEQAGKTPGNVFGKQEDIDIHKIMQSKYFQVIIHQSKGKSSKELGNQLDREDNLSGKTSKVLKQKNLNAFYGNFSSANASLCKGSATCNNNNSDCIVVEKAPFHHIHSRDRGSSKAEEEKALGRSLGSKRAYLETRSTRNETVMSPSCNGAGDTNISDNGFVTARAKLEMDARQRRGLGGMQSPTVSPQSDNNGNRGFANRSYGYTRRGIRGNFVPPIRSKEGGAGNMTSRIARPAGKGDDALDESTKRCLDMLCGPDGELPEKLRNLEPRLIEHISNEIMDQDPNVRWEDIAGLDHAKTCVTEMVIWPLLRPDIFKGCRSPGRGLLLFGPPGTGKTMIGKAIAGEAKATFFYISASSLTSKWIGEGEKLVRALFGVASCRQPAVIFVDEIDSLLSQRKSEGEHESSRRLKTQFLIEMEGFDSGSDQVLLIGATNRPQELDEAARRRLTKRLYIPLPSSDARAWIIRNLLQKDGLFKLSEEDTNTICKLTEGYSGSDMKNLVKDASMGPLREALRQGVQITKLNKEDMRPVTLQDFESALQEVRPSVSLNELGTYEDWNKQFGSLSL from the exons ATGGCGGGAAGAGAAGAAATGTTGAAGGAGGAGATCGAGGAAAGTAATTGGAATTGGAGAAAAGAAGTGGATTCGAATCTGAAGCGTGTTCATTCTCTTCTCTTCGCATCCGATTTAGCTCTCCAAAACCGCGATTTCAGCTCCGCTCAAATTCTGTGTCTCCGTCTCATTGGTTTTCTCGATTCCCGTGCTCAAAACGACGTCGATGCCTCCTTCATTCTTCCTATTCGCCGCCAAGCCTTGTCTAATCTCCTCGCTGCTCGTGCTTCTCTCCTTCCCCTTTCCGATTG CCAAGCGTTTGAACAAGCAGGCAAAACTCCAGGCAATGTGTTTGGCAAGCAGGAAGATATCGACATTCATAAAATTATGCAGTCAAAGTACTTTCAAGTTATTATTCATCAATCCAAAGGAAAATCTTCCAAGGAACTG GGGAACCAACTTGATAGGGAGGATAATTTAAGTGGCAAGACTTCAAAAGTTCTTAAACAAAAGAATTTGAATGCCTTTTATGGAAACTTTTCAAGTGCAAATGCGAGCTTATGTAAAGGTTCTGCCACCTGCAATAATAACAATTCCGATTGCATTGTTGTAGAGAAGGCTCCTTTTCATCATATTCACTCTAGGGATCGTGGAAGCTCTAAAGCAGAGGAAGAAAAGGCTCTTGGTAGAAGTTTGGGATCAAAGAGAGCTTACCTTGAAACCAGAAGCACAAGAAATGAAACCGTAATGTCTCCATCATGCAATGGAGCAGGCGATACTAATATTTCTGACAATGGATTTGTTACTGCTAGAGCAAAACTG GAAATGGATGCAAGACAAAGACGTGGATTGGGTGGAATGCAAAGTCCGACTGTCTCCCCACAAAGTGATAACAATGGGAACAGAGGGTTTGCTAACAGATCTTACGGATACACACGTCGTGGAATTCGTGGTAATTTTGTTCCCCCCATCAGATCGAAAGAGGGTGGTGCTGGAAATATGACTTCGCGTATTGCTCGACCTGCTGGTAAAGGCGATGATGCATTAGACGAATCAACAAAGAGATG TTTGGATATGCTATGTGGTCCAGATGGAGAACTTCCAGAGAAATTACGAAATCTAGAGCCTCGCCTTATCGAGCATATCAGCAATGAGATAATGGACCAGGATCCCAACGTTCGGTGGGAGGATATTG CTGGCTTGGATCATGCCAAAACATGCGTTACTGAGATGGTAATATGGCCTTTGTTACGTCCAGATATTTTTAAGGGCTGTCGTTCTCCGGGGCGTGGTCTTCTTCTATTTGGCCCTCCT GGAACAGGTAAGACGATGATCGGAAAAGCCATTGCAGGAGAGGCTAAGGCAACATTCTTCTATATTTCTGCCAGTTCATTAACTAGCAAATGG ATTGGCGAGGGTGAAAAACTAGTGAGGGCACTTTTTGGGGTTGCCAGTTGTCGTCAGCCAGCTGTAATATTTGTGGATGAAATCGATTCGCTTCTCTCGCAG CGCAAGTCAGAAGGTGAACACGAATCAAGTAGGCGTCTGAAGACACAGTTCCTCATTGAAATGGAAGGCTTTGACAGTGGGAGTGATCAAGTATTACTTATAG GAGCAACAAATAGACCCCAAGAACTAGACGAAGCAGCTAGGAGGCGACTTACTAAACGACTTTACATTCCTCTGCCTTCATCAG ATGCAAGAGCCTGGATAATAAGGAACCTCTTACAGAAGGATGGATTGTTTAAGCTCTCAGAAGAAGACACAAACACCATATGTAAACTGACAGAAG GATATTCAGGATCTGACATGAAAAATTTAGTAAAGGATGCATCTATGGGTCCACTCAGAGAGGCTCTAAGACAGGGAGTTCAGATCACAAAGCTAAACAAGGAGGATATGAGGCCAGTTACACTTCAG GACTTTGAGAGTGCATTGCAAGAGGTGAGGCCTTCTGTTTCTCTTAATGAGCTTGGTACCTATGAAGATTGGAACAAACAATTTGGAAGTTTGTCATTGTAA